The nucleotide window GGCGGTGAACTGCCGGCCATTGTGGAACTTGACGCCGGGACGGACCTTCATCTCCCAGGTGCGGAGATCGTCGCTGGCGCTCCAGCTCTCCAGCAGCATGGGCCGGGTCACATTGTCCACGTGGGTCTTGGTCAGATAGTCATAGGTGGTGCGAATGCCCACGTTCGACCAGCTATCGGCGTGCGGGTTGGTGAAGTCCTGGATACGCGCCGCCAGCGTAGCGGTGCCGCCGGCCGGCATCTCCGCCGCCTTGGCCTGTGGCACAGCCTTCGCGCCGGTGATCTTGCCGGCGGTGGCATAGGCCGCCGTCGCCGACATGCCAAGCAGTGTGGCGGTGCGAACAAAATCGCGCCGGCTGATTTCCTTGTCCGCGAGCTGACGCTTCAGCTCGCCGACATACGGGTGAGACTCACCCTCTTTCCTCAGTGACGTGGCCATCTAGTGCCCCCCAAAATTGAATGTCCCAGATGCACGATTCGTCGGCACAGGTCTTTTGCTCTCGTTACGCCGACGGCCGTGATCCTTCTTGACCGGAAAAGTCTATGAAGCAGCGTCAACAGCCACAAGAGGAATCGCCGGGGTGGCCGGCCGCCAACCCGGTCCGGGCGGCGTGCGGTGTGCGGCCCTCACGTGAAAACCAATGGGGAAACCTGCGGGAATCCCACAGGATTCCGGTGTTTTTTTGAGCGTTGCCGGTGGAATTGTCTGGCAATCAATTTTTGTTCATGACAGGAGGCGGCGGCGGACATAGACTTTCCCGCGTATGGGGCGTTTTCCTTTCCGCGTCCACGGGCAGGGGCCGCAATCCATATGCCGGCGGCATCCCTGGCGGTGCCCATGGCCGGCAGCCACTTGGGGGCGGTCCCGCCGGCGATGGGGCCGCCCTTCGTTTGCCCGGCTTCTTGCCGGCCCCGGCCCCGGCGCGGCCCGCCTCGCCGCCGGTCAGGCCGGCTGGCATGATGGCGCCTGATCCGGCCCGGCCTGGCCGGGACTGGTCTCCAAGCGGTTAGCGAGGCGCCCATGGCCCTGCAGGTTCTGATTCCCGACGCCAAATATGATGGCCCGCCCGAGGTGGAAACGGCGGTGGCCCGCGAAATGGGCCTGGACGTGCGCTACGACGTGCGCCGGGTGCGGCATGCGGCGGAGGTGGCGGATGATGTGTGGGGGATGATCGACGGGCTGCAGGTCTATCACGACGTGGTGGTGGATCAGGCCCTGATCGGCCGCATGGCGCGTTGTCGCATTATCTGCCGCTGCGGCGTGGGCACCGACAATATTGACCTGGCGGCGGCGGCGGCGCGGGGCATTCCCGTATGTAATGTGCCGGACTATGGCACCACCGACGTGGCCGACAGCGCCATTGGCATGCTGCTGGCGCTGCGCCGTGGGATCGGTTTTCACCATGGCCGTCTGCTGCGTGATCCGGCCAGCCACTGGCAGCAGACGCCGGGGCCGGCGGTGGGGCGCCTTCGGGACTCGCGCTTTGGCGTGGTCGGCGCCGGCCGCATTGGTCAGGCAGTGCTGCGCCGGGCCCGCGCGCTGGACATGGCGACCGGGTTCTATGATCCGTTTCTGGCGGATGGCGCCGACCAGGCCATCGGATGCGAGCGGTTCGCGACGCTTCATGATCTGCTCGGCTGGGCGGACGCGGTCAGCCTGCACACGCCCCTGACGCCGGCCACCCGACGGCTGATGGATGGTGCCGCGCTGGCGGCCATGCGGCCCGGCGCGGTGCTGATCAACACCGCGCGCGGCGGCTGTGTCGACCTGGACGCGCTGGCGGCCGCGCTCGGCAGCGGCCATCTGGCCGGCGCCGCGCTGGACGTGCTGCCGGTGGAGCCGCCGGCCGGGCACCCGCTGCTGGCCGCCTATGCGGCGCGCGAGCCGTGGCTCGACGGGCGGCTGGTGCTGACGCCGCATGTGGCGTTCTACAGCGCCGACAGCGTACGTGACATCCGCAGCAAGGCGAGCCGGGCGGTGCTGGACTATTTGTCCGGCGGGCAGGCGGCCGGGCAGGCGCGCAACTGTGTCAATGGCGAGCTGCTGGCGGCGGCGACGGCCTGAACACCGGCCGGGAGAGCGCCGGGCCAGCGGGCGGGCGGCTGGTCAGGCCGGCGGCGCCATGCCTTTCTCGGCAAGCTGGCGGCGGGCGTCCGCGGTCTTGGCCGGCGCGTTGACCCCCATGCCGTGCAGCACATGGTCGGCCTTGGTGAACTGAATATCATCATAAGGCACCACCTCGACCCGATTGCCCCAGGGGTCGCGGAAATTGAGGCGGCCGCCAATGAGCTCGACGCCGAGTTTGGCCAGCGCCGCGCGCACCGGCTCGCGGTCGTCCACCACCAGCCCGAAATGGCGGGCGTCGTCGGGCCCCTGGGTCTTGCCGAGCGAGAGCTGCATGAACTGATCGCCCATGTCGATGAAGGCGTTGGTGTCGCCGCGCCCGCGCAGGCTGAAATCAAAGATCGCGCCATAGAAGGCGAGCGCTTCGTCCAGATCACCCACTTCCAGCACCACGTGATTGACGCCCAGCGCGCGGGCTTTGCCGTTGGCCATGGGGGGGCCTCCTTGCTGTTTGCTGTGTTTGCCTGTGTCAGCGGTCATGTGGGCCACACTGCGCGCGCCGGCAAGGCCGGTTGCGTGACTCAACATGGGGTGGCGCATTGTGCGCTGGCGAATTGTGACAGGGATCACGCCGGGCCGGGGGGCGATCTGCTAGGCTGGGCCGGCAATTGCATAAGGGCCGGCCACATCGGCGCGGCCGGCAGCGGGAGGCGTTCCATGTTCAGAAATTCAGCCTTGGCCGGTCTGGCCGCACTGCTGGTGGTGCTCACCGCCACGGGCGGCGCGGCGGTGGCGGCCGAGTTCCGGCTCGACCGCAGCGCCACACCGGTCAATGGCGACCTGTATATCAGCGGCGGTTCTGTCGAGGTCAGTGGTGCGGTGTCCGGCGACGTGCTGGCGGCCGGCGGCGACGTGCTGGTGCTGGCGCCGGTCGGTGGTGACGCCATGGTAGCCGGCGGCTTTGTCCGCCTGGCCGAGCGCATTACCGGCGACCTGCGCGCCGCCGGCGGCACCGTCACCCTGTCGGGCCGGGTGGGCGAGGAGGCGATGATCGCCGGCGGCGAGGTTCGCGTTCGCGGCGACATCCAGGGCAATGCCTGGATCAGCGGCGGCGACATCCGTGTAAGCGGTCGCATCGGCGGCGACCTGACGGTCAATGGCGGCGAGGTGTGGCTGGACGGCGTGGTGGCCGGCGATGTGATGGCGCGCGCCGGCGAGCTGCACCTTGGCCCCAACGCGGCGATCATCGGCAACCTGACCTACCGCGCGCCCGAAGCGGCGGAGATCGCCGCCGGCGCCACCATCGGCGGGGCGACGGTTTACGAGACCATGCACATGGACCGGCCCGACGTCCGGGACATGGCCTGGGGCGTGGCGGCGGTCGGCCTTTTCGGCTGGGCCATGCTGGCGCTGTCGGGGGTCGTGCTGGTCCTGCTGCTGCCCGCTGGGATGGCGGCGGTGGAGCGACGCATCCAGGACGGCCGGGCGCGGGCGCTTGGCGTCGGCTTCATCACCCTGGTGGTGGTCCCCGCCGCGGCGGTGGTGGCCCTGGCCCTGGTGCTGACGGTGCCGCTGGGTCTTGCTCTGCTGGCGCTGTATCCGGTGCTGCTGCTGCTGGCCTATCTGGCCGGCGCCTATTGGAGCGGCGAGCGCGTGGTGTCGCTGTTCAGCCGCCGGCGCACTCCTGACTTTCCGGGGTTCAGCCGCGGCCGGGCGGTGCTGGCCATGGTCGTCGGCGTCACCGTGCTGACCGTCATCGGCCTGGTCCCGGTCGTCGGCTGGCTGCTGGTGGCGGCGGCGGGGCTGGCCGGTCTCGGTGGCTGGAGCCTGGCCCTGCTGGCCAGCCTGCGGCGCGGCGCGCTGTAGGCGGCGCGGCAGTCTTCTCTGCCCCGCCTCGCTACCCTCCCTCGCCACAGTGTGAAGCGGCGGCGCTGGCCAATCTCTGCGGCGGCGGGTCAGCATGGGCCGATGCAGCGAGGCACGGTCATACTGGCGTTGGCGCTGGTCGCCCTGATTGGCGCCGGCCACGGTGCAGGTGCCCAGCAGAGCGCCCTGCCCTTCACCGTGGACGCCATGCCGCGTCCGGCCGACACGGTGAGCCAGAGCACGGCGAACGGCGTGAGCGAGACCCTGGCCCACTGGGACATCAGTGACGACAGCCGCGCCTTCTTCGGCACCCTGCGCCACGCCCGACGGGACCCGGCGGCGGCGTGGCCGGCGGCGCTGGCCGCGTCCATGGCCAATGTGGAGGCCACCTTCGCCGCCATGCCGGAACCCATCGAGGATCTGACCACCGCCTATGGCGTGGCCGCCCTGAACACGGCGGCGGGAATGTTTGCCGCGCGGCGGGTCACCTATGACTGGACCGGCTTTACCTGTGTGCAGTTGAGCCATGCGGATGACAGCCGCTACCTGCGTGGCACCCTGTGCCGCGAAGGAACGCTGGACGACGCGGCGATGCAGGCCCTCATCGCCACCATTTCCTTTCCCTAGTCCGGCACGGCGAGCGCGCTTTCAGGTGGCGCGGCGAGCGCGCTGGCGCGCCTGGACACACAGGGACAGCAGGGCGCGGTCGGCCAGCAGGGCCTGGGCGGCGCCGGACCGTTTGCACAGACGCTCGGTCTCCAGCAGGCGGCTGATGGCGGCGGGAAAGGCGCTGGCCGGCCACCACCGCAGATGGCGACGCAGCGCGTCGCGGTGACGGAAGAAAACCGGCGGCCGCAGACCGGCAATGGCCTGCTCCGCCGCCATGCCGCGATCAACCGCGATGCGCGCCTTGTGCAGCCGGTCGAGATGACGCGCGGTGGCCCGCAGCAGCGAGATCGGCGCCGCCCCTTCATGCCACAAGCGCTGCAGCGCGCGGTCGAGGGCCGCCGCGTCGCCGGCGCTCAGCGCCAGGCCCGCATCATCCATGGACAGCGCCGCCGCATCGCCGATGGTGGCCGCCACATCGGCCAGGGTGAGACTGGTCTGGTCCCCGGCATAGAGGGCCAGCTTGGCTATCTCCTGCCGGGTCACGGCGCGGTCGGCGCCAAGGTGAGTCTCCAGCCAGGCGCGGGCATCGGGACTGGCGGTCAGCCCCTCCTGGCTCAGGCTGTCGGCGATGATGCGGGCGAGGCCCCGCCCCTCGTCGCCATAGCACGGCACGGCGGCGATGGCCGGGTGCGCCTCAGCCAGCTTGCGCAGGCCGTCGCGCGGTCCGAAGTCACCGCCTTCGACGATGATGAGCGCGGCGTCGGCCGGCGTCGCCGCCGCCTCGGCCAGCCGCTCCACCGCGTTCTGCAGGGCCGGCGCCAGCGCCGCCGTGGCGCCCCGCACCTGGACGACGCGGCGGCCGCCGGTCATGGCCATGGCGGCGGCCTCGTCGGCGAGACGGGCCGGGTCTTTCACCACCTCGCCGGGCGCCAGATCGGCGACCCGGAAGGGGTCGGCCGGGTCTTCCACAATGCCGGCCAGCAGGGCGCGGCCGCGCTCGCGCACCAGTCCCTCATCGGGGCCGTAGAGCAGAACCGCGCGGATCGCGGAATCCGGCGCGGCACAGAAGGCATCGGCGCGGGCGGCGGTGATCTTCATGGGCGGCCAAGCCTAGCGGCAGCGAGCGGTCCGCCGCCAGAGGCAGCGGCCGGTCTCAGGCGACGATGTTGACGATGCGGCCGGGCACCACAATGACACGACGCGGCGGCTTGCCGGCAAGCTGACGGGCCACCGGCTCCAGCGCCAGCGCCGCCTCGCGCAAGGCCTCTTCGCCTATGTCGGTGGCCACATCGAGCGTGCCGCGCAGCTTGCCATTGACCTGGACCGCGATGGTCACCGTTTGGTGGACCAGCAGCGCCGCCTCGGCCTCGGGCCATGGGGTGTCCACCAGCCAGGTGTCATGGCCCAGCGCCTGCCACAGCTCTTCCGCCAGGTGGGGCATCATGGGGTTGACCAGGCGGACCAGGGTTTCCAGCGCCTCGCGCCGGGCCCAGTCGGCGTCCGCCGCGTTGTGGCCGGCATTGGCGAAGTCCTGCACGGCGTTGGCCAGGGCGTAGATGTGGGCGACGGCGCGGTTGAAGCCGAGATCGGCGATGCTCTCGCTGACCCGGGCGATGGCGCCGTGGCTTTCGCGGCGCAGCGCCAGCGCCGCCTCGCTCATGGTTTCTGGCTCCGCCGCGCCGGCGGCCGGCAGGCGGTCCAGCGACTCGTGGACCAGACGCCAAAGACGGTTGACGAAACGGTGGGCGCCCTCGACGCCGGCGGTGGTCCATTCCATGTCCCGCTCCGGCGGGCTGTCGGACAGCATGAACCAGCGCGCCGTGTCGGCGCCGTAGCGGGCGGTGATCTCGGTCGGGGCGATGACGTTGTTCTTTGACTTGGCCATCTTCTCGACCCGGCCACGCTGCACCACCTGCCCGCTATCGCCGCGGATGACCGATCCGTCGGCGCGGATTTCCACCTCGTGCGGGTAGAGCCACTGACCGCGTTCGGCGTCGTAGTAGGTTTCGTGATTGACCATGCCCTGGGTGAAGAGGGCGCGGAACGGCTCGTCCAGTTTTACATGGCCGGCCTTGCGCAGCGCCCGCATGAAGAAGCGGGAATAGAGCAGGTGCAGCACGGCGTGCTCTATGCCGCCGATGTACTGGTCCACCGGCAACCAGCGGTCGGCCGCCGCCGGATCAATCGGCTGGCTGGCGTCGGGTGCGGTGAAGCGCGCGAAGTACCAGGACGAATCGACGAAAGTGTCGAGGGTGTCGGTCTCACGCTCGGCCGGCTTGCCACACTGCGGGCAGGCCACTTGCTTCCAGGTGGGATGGCGGGTCAGCGGATTGCCGGGCCGGCCGAAGTCTATGTCATCGGGCAGCAATACAGGCAGGTCGGCTTTAGGCACCGGCACGACGCCACAGTCAGGACAGTGGATCATGGGGATGGGACAACCCCAGTAGCGCTGGCGCGACACCCCCCAGTCGCGCAGCCGCCAGGTGACGGTCGCCTCGCCCAGACCCGCCGCGGACAGGCGGCTGGCCACCTCCGCCTTGGCTTCGTCGATGGTCATGCCATCGAGAAAATCGGAATTGATGATGCGCCCGTCGCCGGTATAGGCCTCGTCGCGGTCGGTGAAAGACCGCGTGAAGGATGCCGCGCCCTCGCCCGCCGGGCAGACCACCGGCAGCACCGGCAGGTCGTATTTGCGGGCGAAGTCCAGGTCGCGCTGGTCGTGGGCGGCGCTGCCGAAGATGGCGCCGGTGCCATAGCCCATGAGTACGAAGTTGGCGGCATAGACCGGCAGGCGGCGGCCGTCGAATGGATGGCGCGCCACCAGGCGGGTCCGGTAGCCGGTCTTTTCCGCCGTTTCGATGGCTTCCTCCGAGGTGCCCATGCGCTGGCATTCGCTGACATAGGCGGCGAGGTCGGGATCGTCCGCCGCAAGGGCGCCGATCAGTGGATGATCGGGCGACAGGGCAATAAAGCTGGCGCCGAAGATGGTGTCATGGCGGGTGGTGAAGACGCGCACCGACGGCGCGGCATCGCCGTTAGCGCCACCCACAGCTTCGGCCGGCAGGCGGGCGGGCGGATTACCGGACGTGTCAGCCGCCTCTTCCAGCGGAAAGCGGATATGGGCGCCGGCGGATCGGCCGAGCCAGTTGGCCTGCATCAGGCGCACCCGGTCGGGCCAGCCGTCGAGGCCGTCCAGCGCGTCCAGCAGGTCCTGGGCATAAGCCGTGATGCGAAAGACCCACTGATTGAGACGGCGCTTCTCCACGGGCGCGCCGGACCGCCAGCCCTTGCCGTCCACAACCTGCTCGTTAGCCAGCACGGTCTGGTCCACCGGGTCCCAGTTGACCCAGGCTTCGCCGCGATAGGCCAGGCCGGCCTCGTGGATATCCATGAACAGTTTCTGCTGCTGGTGGTAATAGGCCGGATCGCAGGTGGCGATCTCCCGGCTCCAGTCAATGGCCAGGCCGACCGATTTCAGCACATCGCGCATGGCCGCGATGTTGGACAGGGTCCAGTCGCGGGGATGGACCTTTTCGCGCATGGCGGCGTTCTCCGCCGGCAGGCCGAAGGCATCCCAGCCCATGGGGTTGAGCACGTCATAGCCCTGGGCCTGGCGTGTGCGGGCCACCACATCGGTCATGGTGTAGTTGCGCATGTGGCCCATGTGGATGCGCCCCGACGGATAGGGGAACATGGCCAGCACGTAGTATTTCGGGCGGTCGCCGTGGCGGCCGGCGCGAAAGCAGTCCTTCTCTGTCCAGCGGGCCTGCCAGCGGGTCTCTGTACTCTTGAAGTCGTATCGGTCCATGACGGTCTTCAAAACGGGTTCAGGCGACGGCCGCGGCCGGTGGGCCGACCAGTCGGAAACTTGTCCGCTGACGCGCGCGGTTGTGGAGGTGGCCCGCCGGGCGCAGGCGTCGCCTACTGCTGCACGGCAGCGATGCGCAGTTGCCGGGCCCGGGTGAGGATGGTGTCCTCCAGCTTGCGCACGGTTTCCGCGTCCAGCGGCGCGTCGGCCCACTGGCCGGCGGCGTCCAGGGTCTGGCGGAAGGCGGCGACCCGCAGCCCGTCGGCGCGCAACTGCGTATCGAGAATGAAGACGGTCAGCTTGAACCGCTCGTCCGGTGACTCCGGCGGCCGGTACCAGTCGGTGATGATGACTCCGCCGAAGGGATCGGCCGAGACCAGGGGCAGGAAGGACAGGGTGTCGAGACTGGCCCGCCACAGGAAGGCGTTGACGCCGATGCCACCGCCGCCGGCGCCCGGTTCGGTATTGCCGCCGCTGAAGAGGCCGCTCAGGCCGCCCTCGCCGAACAGGCCGACCGCGTCATCCGGCGGTTCGTTGTCCACCCGGTTCAGCGCCTCGTTACTTTGCCGCTGCTGTTCGGCGGAGGTGCCGCCGCAGGCGGCGAGGCCGAGCACGATGGCGGCAAAGAGCGCGGCAACATACGGCGTCCGGTCGCGTCCGTGCCGCCGCCGGCCCGCCAGCAGGCGCGGCATCGCCGGCGGGGTGGCCGGCAAAATAGCCGGCAGGATGGCCGGCAGGATTGAACGTGGCGTCATGGGCGAAACGGGTATCCTGACGGTGACGGCCAGACCGCGACTGCGGCGCAGGGGCTCTGGGCCGGCACCTTTGCTGAAAAGCCGCGAACGGTCAATCGGCCCGGCCATCAAACCGGGCTGTCCGGGCGCCCGGCGGGCAATGATCGTGGCGATGGAGAGTCGCGGCCGGCGGCGGGACCGGACAAAAAAAGGGGGCGGCAGGTTGCCCCGCCGCCCCCGGACTGCTTGCGCAGTCGGCGTTCGTGTGAACTAGAAGTTCACGGCGAAGCCGAGAGCGAAGACAGTGGCGTCATTTTCCGCCGTGGCCGTGCTGGCCTCGTCTTCCCAGCTGATGAACGACAGCTCGGAGAACACCATCATGCCCGGCAGGAAGTGATAGTCACCACCGACGTTGTAGATGGTGGCCTCGTCGTCACCGGCAACCGTGGTCGAACCGGCGTTTTCAGAGAAGGAGGCCGCCGCACCAACGCGGAAGTCACCCCATGCGCCGTAGGACACACCGGCCGAGATGACCTCGGCGTCGGACTTGAACGGATCGGTCTTGGTCTGACCCGACTCGCCGTTGGTGGCCCAGGTGGCACCGACTTCGAGGCGACCGAACTTGACGTTGGCACCGATATGGTAGGTGCGGAAGTCTTCGGCCGCAGCAGCCGTGGTCGGCTGGTCGGCGTGGTAATAAC belongs to Alphaproteobacteria bacterium and includes:
- a CDS encoding DUF3576 domain-containing protein; its protein translation is MTPRSILPAILPAILPATPPAMPRLLAGRRRHGRDRTPYVAALFAAIVLGLAACGGTSAEQQRQSNEALNRVDNEPPDDAVGLFGEGGLSGLFSGGNTEPGAGGGGIGVNAFLWRASLDTLSFLPLVSADPFGGVIITDWYRPPESPDERFKLTVFILDTQLRADGLRVAAFRQTLDAAGQWADAPLDAETVRKLEDTILTRARQLRIAAVQQ
- a CDS encoding VOC family protein, which produces MANGKARALGVNHVVLEVGDLDEALAFYGAIFDFSLRGRGDTNAFIDMGDQFMQLSLGKTQGPDDARHFGLVVDDREPVRAALAKLGVELIGGRLNFRDPWGNRVEVVPYDDIQFTKADHVLHGMGVNAPAKTADARRQLAEKGMAPPA
- the holA gene encoding DNA polymerase III subunit delta — encoded protein: MKITAARADAFCAAPDSAIRAVLLYGPDEGLVRERGRALLAGIVEDPADPFRVADLAPGEVVKDPARLADEAAAMAMTGGRRVVQVRGATAALAPALQNAVERLAEAAATPADAALIIVEGGDFGPRDGLRKLAEAHPAIAAVPCYGDEGRGLARIIADSLSQEGLTASPDARAWLETHLGADRAVTRQEIAKLALYAGDQTSLTLADVAATIGDAAALSMDDAGLALSAGDAAALDRALQRLWHEGAAPISLLRATARHLDRLHKARIAVDRGMAAEQAIAGLRPPVFFRHRDALRRHLRWWPASAFPAAISRLLETERLCKRSGAAQALLADRALLSLCVQARQRARRAT
- a CDS encoding ABC transporter substrate-binding protein yields the protein MATSLRKEGESHPYVGELKRQLADKEISRRDFVRTATLLGMSATAAYATAGKITGAKAVPQAKAAEMPAGGTATLAARIQDFTNPHADSWSNVGIRTTYDYLTKTHVDNVTRPMLLESWSASDDLRTWEMKVRPGVKFHNGRQFTA
- a CDS encoding C-terminal binding protein, producing the protein MALQVLIPDAKYDGPPEVETAVAREMGLDVRYDVRRVRHAAEVADDVWGMIDGLQVYHDVVVDQALIGRMARCRIICRCGVGTDNIDLAAAAARGIPVCNVPDYGTTDVADSAIGMLLALRRGIGFHHGRLLRDPASHWQQTPGPAVGRLRDSRFGVVGAGRIGQAVLRRARALDMATGFYDPFLADGADQAIGCERFATLHDLLGWADAVSLHTPLTPATRRLMDGAALAAMRPGAVLINTARGGCVDLDALAAALGSGHLAGAALDVLPVEPPAGHPLLAAYAAREPWLDGRLVLTPHVAFYSADSVRDIRSKASRAVLDYLSGGQAAGQARNCVNGELLAAATA
- the leuS gene encoding leucine--tRNA ligase; this translates as MDRYDFKSTETRWQARWTEKDCFRAGRHGDRPKYYVLAMFPYPSGRIHMGHMRNYTMTDVVARTRQAQGYDVLNPMGWDAFGLPAENAAMREKVHPRDWTLSNIAAMRDVLKSVGLAIDWSREIATCDPAYYHQQQKLFMDIHEAGLAYRGEAWVNWDPVDQTVLANEQVVDGKGWRSGAPVEKRRLNQWVFRITAYAQDLLDALDGLDGWPDRVRLMQANWLGRSAGAHIRFPLEEAADTSGNPPARLPAEAVGGANGDAAPSVRVFTTRHDTIFGASFIALSPDHPLIGALAADDPDLAAYVSECQRMGTSEEAIETAEKTGYRTRLVARHPFDGRRLPVYAANFVLMGYGTGAIFGSAAHDQRDLDFARKYDLPVLPVVCPAGEGAASFTRSFTDRDEAYTGDGRIINSDFLDGMTIDEAKAEVASRLSAAGLGEATVTWRLRDWGVSRQRYWGCPIPMIHCPDCGVVPVPKADLPVLLPDDIDFGRPGNPLTRHPTWKQVACPQCGKPAERETDTLDTFVDSSWYFARFTAPDASQPIDPAAADRWLPVDQYIGGIEHAVLHLLYSRFFMRALRKAGHVKLDEPFRALFTQGMVNHETYYDAERGQWLYPHEVEIRADGSVIRGDSGQVVQRGRVEKMAKSKNNVIAPTEITARYGADTARWFMLSDSPPERDMEWTTAGVEGAHRFVNRLWRLVHESLDRLPAAGAAEPETMSEAALALRRESHGAIARVSESIADLGFNRAVAHIYALANAVQDFANAGHNAADADWARREALETLVRLVNPMMPHLAEELWQALGHDTWLVDTPWPEAEAALLVHQTVTIAVQVNGKLRGTLDVATDIGEEALREAALALEPVARQLAGKPPRRVIVVPGRIVNIVA
- a CDS encoding polymer-forming cytoskeletal protein encodes the protein MFRNSALAGLAALLVVLTATGGAAVAAEFRLDRSATPVNGDLYISGGSVEVSGAVSGDVLAAGGDVLVLAPVGGDAMVAGGFVRLAERITGDLRAAGGTVTLSGRVGEEAMIAGGEVRVRGDIQGNAWISGGDIRVSGRIGGDLTVNGGEVWLDGVVAGDVMARAGELHLGPNAAIIGNLTYRAPEAAEIAAGATIGGATVYETMHMDRPDVRDMAWGVAAVGLFGWAMLALSGVVLVLLLPAGMAAVERRIQDGRARALGVGFITLVVVPAAAVVALALVLTVPLGLALLALYPVLLLLAYLAGAYWSGERVVSLFSRRRTPDFPGFSRGRAVLAMVVGVTVLTVIGLVPVVGWLLVAAAGLAGLGGWSLALLASLRRGAL